Proteins from one Triticum aestivum cultivar Chinese Spring chromosome 7A, IWGSC CS RefSeq v2.1, whole genome shotgun sequence genomic window:
- the LOC123153488 gene encoding DELLA protein RHT-1, whose protein sequence is MVLCASDMANVEQRLEHLKMAMRMGGVGAGAAPDNNFGTHLATNTVHYNPTNLSHWVESMLSHLNAPLPPLPPAPQLNTSTSSTVTGGGYFDLPPSI, encoded by the coding sequence ATGGTCTTGTGTGCGTCCGACATGGCGAACGTGGAGCAGAGGCTGGAGCATCTCAAGATGGCCATGAGGATGGGCGGCGTGGGCGCTGGCGCCGCCCCCGACAACAACTTCGGCACCCACCTCGCCACGAACACCGTGCACTACaaccccaccaacctctcccaTTGGGTCGAGAGCATGCTCTCCCATCTCAACGCGCCGCTACCGCCCCTCCCGCCCGCCCCGCAGCTcaacacctccacctcctccaccgtCACGGGCGGCGGCTACTTCGATCTCCCGCCCtccatttga